Genomic segment of Arctopsyche grandis isolate Sample6627 chromosome 3, ASM5162203v2, whole genome shotgun sequence:
GGTCGACGATAATAGCTACATAAATAGTCGGGGTcagaaattttgaatttttaaaaatttccattcttatgcaatttttttatgaatatcagaTAAAACAAGCTCAAAGATTATCAAtaaaacgggtctacctcacgggcccgaatgtgaaacgcccgaaaacgcaaatatcggaaggcaaagatcgaaaatcgaaagatcgtaagtcgaaagatcaaaaaaaagggtgcatggtaaacggcacatactcacttaatttgcgcgaacaggatacaacaggaacaagaggaacaggcttttcctcccgtattctgcgcgcgcacattaatttttttgcaccctttttttgatctttcgacttacgatctttcgattttcgatctttgccttccgatatttgcgttttcgggcgtttcacattcgggcccgtgatgTAGACCCCAATAAAACATATAAGAgaatagattttaaaatttaaatctgtTATTTTTAGGGCACCAACTTAATTCATTAATtggataaaatttattgtttattcgTCATTGCGCGTCTCAGTTTGtatctcaatacaaatggcGTGATTGGAAAGgtatagggcgaaaacacacagcgatgaagggcacatcgtgtgcatggctccccgttgtcggtggtctcctacatttcttcaaatatgggatacaccgttatcgatcactgtcaagcaaggatacaattttaccggaaACACcccagagggtcattttggagcggggcgtgctgggcgttccacgaatatgtgcaaggcattgtgcacggcccatttttttcgtatgtttaaaagtatctataaAAAACGCGTGCCACGTGCACCGTTGTGTGTTTTCGCTCTAAAGTCGAAAAGCCATTGAAAGGAGCGGCACGGCAAGTCTTCGTGCCTTCCAGTCAAGGAAGGGCAGGGCGTTCCCAGTTCATTATTAATccgtataattttattatttcgacaactttctcctacatttcttcagatATGAGATTAACCGTTATCAATCATTGTCaagcttatatcaatacaaggtcaaaatttcaccgaaaacactccagggggtgttTTCGCTCCGGTCTCACGCGGTTTTGACGCAGCGCGATTATGGCTCCGTACTGTCTGTCGGTGCGCTTTTATCCCGCGCGATTTTGACTGGACACAATAATTCTGAGCTGTGTCAAGAATTTAGGGCGAATTGACGACTGCCATTGGTATTATTAACATCAGACATTTCGCTAAGGCGACACgatttattttaactttatcttTAACTTGGGgagatacaaatttaattttcaacacCGACGGTCGAAGAAAATGGAGGATCACGGAAACTGGAGGATCATAGAAACGAActcgtttttattattacatacctcctttacgtttcacattgtTTTCGtataagtggtaattttttatatctcttatttcttatccgatcgttttcatactttgccatattgctcattttggtcatcaatatacgttaatgtatcgtctgccattacgttggataTAAAATATCGTATTCAACGCGTATCTAATATCGACATTTTCGGGTTCGGTGACGTTTGTTCATCTAACCGGctttcgtcccgtgtcttctaACCTGTTCGCCGTGatctggccatatcagattttaatttctgTAACACAATAATCaaacattaattataaatagTAAGGCAATGTGTGTACACtaaaattaagaaaaacatttatttaatttggacTAAGATCATAGTTTTTCAATATAGGAATTAATTTAgtgaaatctaaaaaaaatggttgatcgTCGGCCTGGAAGGACTCCGGCATTTGTTGGGTCATTTTGTGTGGTCGGTGTTACTTTCGAATTGCACGAGGAGGACTCCGGAGTTTGTTCGTTCAATTTCCTCGCAATTAATAATGCTTGAATTTGAATCAATTCACGTTTTTCCAAGGCAGGTTATTTTtctacatacctccttttattATGATGTTTGGTTCTACATGCATTCGAGTAAATCAAAAGATTTAGTTTGAATATAGGGATTattgatatttcaaaaatacttATGTCTAAAAAATTGTCAACAACTGAATTAAAGtttaaaaacaaaagttttgattttagtatcttcttcaaatttattaaatattgccAATCATTTAAAGTGAAAAAATTGAGGTGTAAATACAATATAGTTGAATGCTAGTGCCATTTATTTCGAatcaattaatacatatttgttttataaatgtcattcaaaataaataagaactttcaatgaatatttacttCTGGTACAGTTTGTGTACCTGTATTTTTGTAAGAACCTGTATTTCTATATGAGTCCATTTTCCTACTTAGAAAGTAAATCGATTTAAATCGTTACAAAACAACACAACGGCGTTGATGTAATTTTGTatcatcttatttttattttgaaaagttttttgAGTGTCGATGGCTTCTAAAATATCTTTACGTGATATTTTACGACTGTGTTGACAGTGGTAGATACCGTTGAGATACTACATGCAGCTTAATCTGTTTCTACCTTTTTCTATGATTAATTGGAATAAATAGTAGAACAGGAATTTGAGGAACAGAAAGttatataattcataaaaacTTTGGCCAGTCAATTAAaagcaatatgtatgtaaattaatagaCCTTACTTATATGCCTTGTATATTAATCAGCATAAGTTCATAAATCTTTTTTGTACAATCTAATACCAAGATTCTAAAAGCCAAtgaattttaacataaaaaaaatcattaatatgtAACAAATATTAAACAGTTCTTTGGGTGGATTAGATTTAAACTTAACTACATCGAttagtaataaaattttgtttccaAATGTttcagtatttgtaatttatttgtgttttttaggTATTGGGATCGATGATACGTTCGTAATGTTAGCGGCGTGGAGAAGAACTTCAGTGAAATTAAGTGTACCGGAGAGAATGGCTCATACTTTATCAGAAGCAGCAGTTTCAATCACCATTACCTCGGTGACAGATATGGTTTCATTTTGGATAGGCATCTTCAGTCCGTTTCCTTCGATCAGAATATTTTGCATATATTCTAGTAAGTATATgatttctaaaataataaaaattaatactatattgtctattattttttaactgtTTTGTTTTTGTGAAGGTGTTGCAGTATGTTTCACATTCCTATGGCATCTGACGTTCTTTTCATCGTGCATGGCTTTTGCAGGATATTGCGAGCAAAAGAATATCCATTCAATACTTTGTATCAAGGTGTTGCCCGTCTCCAAAGCGATAACaggtattttcaattgttttaaacGTAATGTTGACATTATTAAGATGAAATATATAACACTAGATTTTGTTTATAGAGCAACGTTCAAAGGTTTATCATATTATGTGCACTGGTGGAATCGATCCAGCTGATCCAGACAATCCCATAGATAATCGTGAACATATTATCATGGCCTTCTTCAGAGACAATGTGGCTGCTATTCTCAACAAGGGTTGGGTGAAGTTTTTCGTAGTTCTGATTTTCGCTTTGTATCTTGCCGGAGCTGGTTATGGTGTCACCACTATAAAGGAAGGATTGGAGAGACGTAAACTATCAAGAGCTGATTCTTATTCTGTTGTGTTCTTTGATATGGAAGATTTTTACTTTAGAGAATTTCCTTATCGAATTCAGGTCTGTATAATAAATcattacttacaatactttCGCATGAAAATccatttttgtaataattttactatTGCAGGTTGTGATCACTGGAGCGTATAACTATTCTGACCCTGTGATTCAAAAACAAGTAGAAAATTTAACCCGAAACTTAGAAAATTCATCGTATATATCGGATCCATTATATACTGAATCTTGGATAAGATCGTTTTTGAGTTACGTCTCTAGgaataatgaatatttgaatgtttCCATTGATACTGAGCCGTCGTTTATAGCAACATTGAAAGAAGTAATATTAACAGCTTAATATtaacataattaattttaaacacatCAATATAATGCCGAATTAATTTTTAGCTATGGTTATATCCATCAAACCCATTTTCTTTGGATGTCAAATTCAACGAAGACGAATCTCAAATAATTGCATCTAGATTCTTAATTCAAGCGGTTAATGTGAGCGATACCAATAGTGAAAAGGACATGGTGAAGCtattaagaaaaatatgtaATGAATCGCCTCTAAATGCCAGTGTTTTCCATCCATACTTTGTGTTCTTCGACCAGGTATTCAACAATACTCGtactataaaatttttatctttcattATCGACATTATGCTTATGTATAACATTTATGTTTTGCAGTTTGAGCTGGTGCGTCCGGTGTCGCTTCAAAACATGATTGTCGGTGCGATTATTATGATGATAATTTCGTTCATCTTTATACCCAACTTCTTGTGCTCTTTGTGGGTGGCATTCAGCATCATATCTATAGAAGCTGGAGTTGTTGGTTACATGGCGTTGTGGGACGTCAATCTCGATTCCATATCTATGATCAACCTCATAATGTGTATTGGATTTTCCGTAGACTTTACCGCTCACATTTGCTACGCTTACATGGCGTCTAAGGCCAAACATCCAGACGGCAAAGTGAGAGAATGTCTATACTCATTGGGTCTTCCGATCATTCAAGGCGCCTCAAGTACGATCCTCGGTGTAGCAGCTCTTATATTGGCCGACAGTTATATATTTTTGGTGTTCTTTAAAATGGTATTTTTGGTGATATTCTTCGGTGCTATGCATGGCATATTCTTACTACCTGTACTATTGTCGTTATTTGGACCGGGATCTTGCACATCCTATAAAGACGAAGATGAAATTAAGATGTCGAAAGTAGAAAAGGCATTCCCCCTTCCTTATTGTATTCCACATCCACAATTGGTAATGAATGAGACCATGTATAACGGCAAAGCTTTCAAGAATACGGTTTTTAAAGGCTACGGAGATGAAAAAGATTTGGGAATTGGAACATCCGGTGAAGATTCCAGCGAAAGTAGTTCGAGCCAGTCGCAACGACGACGAGCTGCAGAGGACGAGAACACGAGGAGGCGTTATGAAGAAGGTTGGCGTCGTTCTCATCACCAAATAACGTCACAAAGTCAATTTGCACCACAACAATTGGATTTGTATGGATACGATGCTGAACGAGCATGGCATCGTCAACGGCAAGAAGGCAACCGACGAGCAGCTCACGATGATGCCAAGAGGAACCAACACGATGATAGGACTCGAAAACAAGACGATAGATCACGCGGAGTTCGAAAAATGTCTCCAAGTGAACGACCAGTCAGATCGCATTCAACACATGCGTTGCAACCAGCCCGAATCCCCCAACGATCAT
This window contains:
- the Ptr gene encoding patched domain-containing protein, which codes for MTCGITCVDNLLNRSFFKLGLIVGRHPGYFLIVPVLLSLLCITGYQQIKYEIDPEYLFSPIYGEGKTERNIVEEFFKVNYTHRFNVGRITRPGRFGRLIVIPKDGDNNMLRAVVFKELRILDEIVQNVTAVWEDQTYSYGDICAMWMDHCFSNNILNLDYIIDEVEQKTLNLTFPIMFNPVTVETLVFPVYFGGTVVEDDFIISTPSLQLVYFVTADTKIQDAKGAAWEDAFLDAMGHAEDSGMFKHIAVARFASRTLDHELEKNTRTVVPFFSTTFIIMCLFSIITCMMSDWVRSKPWLGLLGNFSAVMATASAFGVVIYMGVDFIGINLAAPFLMIGIGIDDTFVMLAAWRRTSVKLSVPERMAHTLSEAAVSITITSVTDMVSFWIGIFSPFPSIRIFCIYSSVAVCFTFLWHLTFFSSCMAFAGYCEQKNIHSILCIKVLPVSKAITEQRSKVYHIMCTGGIDPADPDNPIDNREHIIMAFFRDNVAAILNKGWVKFFVVLIFALYLAGAGYGVTTIKEGLERRKLSRADSYSVVFFDMEDFYFREFPYRIQVVITGAYNYSDPVIQKQVENLTRNLENSSYISDPLYTESWIRSFLSYVSRNNEYLNVSIDTEPSFIATLKELWLYPSNPFSLDVKFNEDESQIIASRFLIQAVNVSDTNSEKDMVKLLRKICNESPLNASVFHPYFVFFDQFELVRPVSLQNMIVGAIIMMIISFIFIPNFLCSLWVAFSIISIEAGVVGYMALWDVNLDSISMINLIMCIGFSVDFTAHICYAYMASKAKHPDGKVRECLYSLGLPIIQGASSTILGVAALILADSYIFLVFFKMVFLVIFFGAMHGIFLLPVLLSLFGPGSCTSYKDEDEIKMSKVEKAFPLPYCIPHPQLVMNETMYNGKAFKNTVFKGYGDEKDLGIGTSGEDSSESSSSQSQRRRAAEDENTRRRYEEGWRRSHHQITSQSQFAPQQLDLYGYDAERAWHRQRQEGNRRAAHDDAKRNQHDDRTRKQDDRSRGVRKMSPSERPVRSHSTHALQPARIPQRSSSHHNLQHKYVAEMRFP